A genomic segment from Armatimonadota bacterium encodes:
- a CDS encoding histidine phosphatase family protein, whose translation MNLNSVSRVLIVRHGETAWNLEGRIQGQTDVCLSPAGVVQAGLLADRIARDFAPVSAIYSSDLRRASQTAAAISLRCGAGVVTDPRLREYALGRWEGLTANDIAANGEAELYRSFRADPAHVRPPGSEEVLAAHHRMAAAWDAIAEPPPGAVSVVVGHGGSLALLLSRLLGADIESAFHLELSNASLSVVRWNTEPAPRRLRVVLLNCTAHLNANHALQSPDAPG comes from the coding sequence GTGAATCTCAATAGCGTTTCACGCGTTCTCATCGTTCGGCACGGTGAGACCGCGTGGAACCTGGAAGGGCGCATCCAGGGGCAGACCGACGTCTGCCTCTCGCCAGCCGGAGTGGTACAGGCTGGCCTTTTGGCCGATCGCATCGCCCGTGACTTTGCGCCCGTAAGCGCCATCTACAGCAGCGACCTGCGTCGAGCGTCACAAACGGCCGCGGCGATCTCACTCCGGTGCGGCGCCGGTGTAGTAACAGACCCACGCCTACGTGAATATGCCCTTGGCCGGTGGGAAGGTCTCACAGCGAACGATATCGCCGCGAATGGCGAGGCCGAGCTGTACCGTTCCTTCCGGGCCGATCCGGCGCACGTGCGGCCGCCGGGGTCAGAAGAGGTCCTGGCTGCGCATCATCGTATGGCCGCAGCCTGGGATGCAATCGCCGAGCCGCCGCCCGGCGCGGTCTCCGTGGTAGTTGGGCACGGCGGAAGCCTGGCGCTGCTCCTATCGCGATTGCTTGGCGCGGATATCGAGAGCGCATTTCACCTTGAATTGAGCAATGCTTCGCTGTCCGTGGTCCGGTGGAACACGGAGCCTGCGCCGAGGCGGCTGCGTGTTGTGCTGCTGAACTGCACCGCTCATCTGAATGCCAACCATGCGCTGCAGTCACCGGATGCGCCAGGGTGA
- a CDS encoding outer membrane lipoprotein carrier protein LolA, whose translation MQVPHHSKRFASCSVLRTLCACAAASLVGTGFASAQSGTAVFNKMEAHYNAASSFSATITLTQSKKQGKPTGSIISTQHVLYRAPNKFRVETAANGSGGMAAIHRHDLRMSDGAAMVEFDPATKKYISRPAPPKLTAGQILGLAVPTSGIKLLPATHVGARAVWVVEVPVPPLPATISPQQRGQIAPFLAPTVFYIDKQTNECLRIVHDAPAANTEVTFTSQSFKASVPASLFHFVPPKGATLVQPPAPGAQPHP comes from the coding sequence ATGCAAGTTCCTCACCACTCCAAACGCTTTGCCTCCTGCTCGGTCCTGCGGACTCTCTGTGCATGCGCGGCTGCATCGCTGGTCGGCACAGGGTTCGCTTCCGCTCAATCCGGCACAGCGGTTTTCAACAAGATGGAGGCGCACTACAACGCCGCCTCGTCATTTAGCGCCACCATCACGCTGACGCAGTCAAAAAAGCAAGGCAAGCCGACCGGTTCAATCATAAGCACGCAGCATGTTCTATATCGTGCGCCGAACAAGTTTCGCGTGGAAACCGCAGCTAATGGTTCCGGCGGCATGGCCGCAATCCACCGCCACGATTTGAGGATGTCGGATGGCGCTGCAATGGTGGAGTTCGATCCTGCCACGAAGAAATACATCTCGCGGCCGGCGCCGCCAAAACTGACTGCTGGGCAGATACTGGGTTTGGCCGTCCCAACCTCCGGCATCAAATTACTTCCAGCTACTCACGTTGGTGCACGTGCCGTATGGGTGGTGGAAGTCCCCGTTCCGCCGCTGCCCGCCACCATTTCGCCGCAGCAGCGCGGCCAGATCGCCCCATTCCTCGCGCCAACCGTATTCTATATCGACAAGCAGACGAACGAGTGCCTGCGCATTGTACATGACGCGCCGGCCGCGAACACCGAAGTCACATTCACCAGCCAATCGTTCAAAGCTAGCGTGCCGGCGTCGTTGTTCCATTTCGTGCCGCCGAAGGGCGCCACGCTTGTGCAGCCTCCGGCGCCAGGCGCGCAGCCTCATCCTTAG
- a CDS encoding DnaJ domain-containing protein → MSAPPDYYAILGVSPTADIAQIKKRYRELALRFHPDRNHEPSAVARIQEINNAWNVLGDAGKRAVYDAERQLLQSNRPPTAQRRPAAPQPAAAGFNGFGRTASRESADAVSFRQLFAAAVTAANSRRWSDAELFCRQALQVNPAAAAAHELMGDLYARRNQFSHASVSYAYAIQLNPPNWSVHAKMTALKGGAGPAARAAGPVFGVGVRTPHPPQTAERAAATIGAVAVASIGTFVVGILLALFTPGTPVIAGISLTLALALVLVGLSGGVLLSLGARFPPVSHEGLLAAHQRKQMPLLPPYVTLGVVAIFSFYVSAAVYFAIGSFKGSLSRFMVAAYGVALGLAALLVLLSSTQSVIGSSAGEWVVSANFVFPSLLAGWSFMDTLRAR, encoded by the coding sequence GTGAGTGCGCCGCCCGACTACTACGCGATCCTTGGCGTGAGCCCGACTGCAGATATCGCCCAAATCAAGAAGCGCTATCGCGAGCTTGCGCTGCGTTTTCATCCAGATAGAAACCACGAACCTTCTGCCGTGGCGCGTATTCAGGAGATAAACAACGCGTGGAATGTTCTCGGTGACGCGGGCAAACGCGCCGTGTACGACGCGGAGCGTCAACTGCTGCAGTCAAACCGCCCGCCAACGGCACAACGACGGCCGGCGGCGCCTCAGCCGGCCGCCGCAGGTTTCAACGGGTTTGGCAGAACGGCATCCCGTGAGTCCGCCGACGCCGTGAGCTTCCGCCAGTTGTTTGCCGCTGCCGTCACCGCTGCAAACAGCCGGCGGTGGTCCGATGCAGAGCTCTTTTGCCGGCAAGCGCTGCAGGTCAACCCGGCGGCCGCGGCCGCACACGAATTGATGGGCGATCTCTATGCGCGGAGGAACCAGTTCTCCCACGCCTCCGTCTCGTACGCATATGCCATCCAGTTGAATCCGCCGAATTGGTCTGTGCATGCCAAAATGACGGCGCTCAAGGGTGGCGCCGGTCCCGCTGCGCGCGCTGCCGGCCCCGTTTTCGGTGTCGGCGTTCGCACACCACATCCACCACAAACCGCGGAGCGTGCCGCCGCCACCATCGGCGCCGTGGCTGTAGCGTCTATCGGAACGTTTGTGGTCGGCATTTTGCTCGCCCTCTTCACACCCGGTACTCCGGTCATCGCTGGAATCTCACTGACTCTGGCCTTAGCGCTGGTATTGGTTGGTCTCAGCGGCGGGGTGCTGCTCTCCCTGGGGGCACGGTTTCCTCCGGTCTCGCACGAGGGGCTGCTCGCTGCCCACCAGCGCAAACAGATGCCGCTTTTGCCCCCATACGTGACATTGGGCGTTGTGGCCATCTTCTCCTTTTACGTGTCGGCAGCAGTCTACTTCGCTATCGGCAGCTTCAAGGGGTCGCTCTCCCGGTTCATGGTTGCGGCGTATGGCGTTGCGCTCGGCCTGGCCGCGCTGCTCGTACTACTCTCCTCTACCCAGTCCGTTATAGGGTCATCCGCCGGCGAATGGGTGGTAAGCGCGAATTTCGTCTTCCCGTCGCTGCTGGCGGGCTGGTCGTTTATGGATACGCTTCGGGCGCGATAG
- a CDS encoding type II secretion system F family protein, producing the protein MGTFRYTATGSEGGQVSGEVEAEDLASAADAIRRLGLVATRLESAVAVPSSAAPPGVLDLSRAVAVMPAQADAMLNIGADGTVGRLEPWERGGRVEPPPAPVSATIGSSQPGAAAPSRMDFGTVATWKVDDSRKSIADRFADRLIKPLFAGAALKDLAAFYRQFATLIGAGLPLFQALVSLEGNTTNPRLKRLAADAYMHVQRGGKLSDAFAARPWLFNAMQIATLQAAEQGGMLDEALRRMAGYVEHELEVKRLIAAETLYPKLVLFVALMLLGGNFFVTGMPAIADLVLGRMTPAGYFMDTIGFALMLLIPVVLVVALFRLVVFNSRSAREAYDQIKVTVPVTGGIVRSFVAARFVRTLAALYRGGFALGTAVRVAGDSCGNAVACAAAYRAGLTAEQGGLISDALARSGFFPKLTIDMMRTGEVTGNLDATMDKVAEYYEAEGRSATHKVATIFAIIVFLLVALLVLLALMRFYGGLAARDTGAVGG; encoded by the coding sequence GAAGCGGAGGATCTCGCCTCTGCGGCAGATGCCATACGTCGCCTGGGCCTGGTGGCTACGCGCCTTGAATCCGCCGTGGCAGTTCCCTCTTCGGCTGCCCCTCCCGGAGTCCTCGATCTCAGCAGGGCTGTTGCTGTGATGCCGGCGCAGGCCGACGCAATGCTCAACATCGGGGCAGACGGCACCGTAGGCAGACTCGAGCCGTGGGAGCGTGGCGGCCGCGTCGAGCCGCCGCCCGCGCCGGTATCCGCGACCATCGGTTCCAGCCAACCCGGCGCCGCCGCGCCGTCGCGAATGGATTTTGGAACGGTCGCCACGTGGAAGGTGGATGACAGCCGCAAGAGCATCGCCGACCGGTTTGCCGATCGGTTGATAAAGCCTCTGTTCGCCGGCGCCGCTCTTAAGGATCTCGCCGCATTCTATCGCCAGTTCGCAACGCTCATAGGGGCTGGACTGCCGCTGTTTCAGGCGCTGGTCTCGTTGGAAGGCAACACCACCAACCCGCGGTTGAAGCGCCTGGCCGCCGACGCTTACATGCACGTTCAGCGCGGCGGCAAACTGAGCGACGCGTTTGCAGCGCGACCCTGGCTGTTCAACGCCATGCAGATCGCCACACTTCAGGCTGCCGAGCAGGGCGGTATGCTGGACGAAGCGCTCCGGCGGATGGCCGGCTACGTGGAGCATGAACTGGAGGTCAAGCGCCTCATCGCGGCCGAAACGCTCTACCCCAAGCTCGTACTTTTTGTAGCGCTGATGCTCCTCGGAGGTAATTTCTTCGTCACCGGCATGCCCGCCATAGCCGACCTGGTTCTCGGTCGTATGACCCCTGCTGGTTACTTTATGGATACCATCGGGTTCGCGCTGATGTTGTTGATACCCGTGGTGCTCGTGGTTGCATTGTTTCGGCTGGTGGTGTTCAACAGCCGTTCCGCGCGCGAGGCGTATGATCAAATCAAGGTGACCGTGCCTGTTACCGGTGGAATAGTCCGGTCGTTTGTAGCGGCCCGTTTTGTTCGCACGCTCGCGGCGCTCTATCGTGGCGGATTCGCTTTGGGAACGGCTGTGCGCGTTGCCGGCGACTCTTGCGGCAATGCAGTTGCCTGCGCGGCAGCGTATCGCGCGGGCCTCACCGCAGAGCAGGGCGGACTAATTTCGGATGCACTGGCACGTTCCGGCTTTTTTCCAAAGCTTACTATCGACATGATGAGGACTGGCGAGGTTACCGGCAATCTGGATGCAACCATGGACAAGGTCGCCGAGTACTACGAAGCAGAGGGCCGAAGCGCAACGCATAAAGTGGCGACGATCTTCGCCATCATCGTCTTTCTCCTTGTGGCACTATTAGTACTGTTGGCGCTGATGCGCTTTTATGGTGGCCTGGCTGCCAGAGATACCGGAGCCGTCGGCGGATGA